The Montipora capricornis isolate CH-2021 chromosome 3, ASM3666992v2, whole genome shotgun sequence genome includes the window ccatggactacccctgtgaaCAACCcctcattttgcaaagttataagcagaaaaatcttaagACGAAAGAGGAATTAAATCATAACGGCTAGCAGAACCAGGAAGGTAGCTAATAACGGCTTAAGGTGGGAAAACAAATGGATCTGAGctgattgaaattttaagaGGTTGAATGAAGTGAAAGAAAGCAGATTATTTCTGGAACACTGACAAACAGTAGGGGACGTCCTACTGTGTCCATATCGTAATTCTAAActtcaaatttgaatttttatttttaaactacATTTAATATGCAccatattttatttcccaaaaaattactaatctttacaaaaaaaatcaagcaCCCAAATAGCCCAAGACATCGATTCGTTCGATGAACAGAGTTTCTACGTTTTTTGAAACGCGAGCATGTTTCCATTGAATTCTTTTTAAACAGCGGAAAAAGGCTTTCAGGTTAAACCCCGTCTTAGTCAAATAGGTAGATAAACTAGAAAAGATGTTTCGGGAAACATGATCAACACTGAGACACCAAAAACAGAAGCTTACAGGAGTTAATGGGTTACAGAAGTTACAGGTAACTCAAATTACGGGGTAACGGAAGGTACGGTAACAGAAATTACGGGGTTACAGAAATTACCGGGCAGAAGCTACATGATAACAGAAATTACGGGGTTACAGAAGTTACAGGATTACAGAAGTTGCGGGATTACAGAAATTGCGGTGATACAGAAATTACGGGATTACAGAAGTTACGGGGTTACAGAAATTACAGAAGTTTCTCCCCTTCTCGGTGGTctgaggcccgtttctcgaaagtcccgaaactttacgggtcgggccattttcgggtgtcacaattcccactgtatctcaagaacggagaggaattaagtcgtcaaacttcacagtcagtttgctctttgttaccttgaaaacatgtttaaagatcGGCGTTCCTGAACAAGGGGTTGGCAGgtttacaaatggcttttcggggccGAAACATTTTCGGGACttccgagaaacgggcccctggaatGTCAAATCCAACCGGTCAAATCGAAATGGCACATTTCATTTGACCATACACGTCTCGCTGTTTCCACCCAAAACATGCCCAGCATGTGATACTTTGATGGGATCAAAATTACAATATGTTTGCCCAGCTGATTGGGTAAGGTTTGGGCTCATGGAATTTTTGAAAACCAGAGTTTTTGTTGAGTGGCACATGCCCAAAATTTTTACACACAATAATATTGCAAACATGTGATAGAATGGCTGAAAGGGAAGAAACTACAATAGttctatattattattttttttctgccaGTCAAAGTTTTTATatcaaaatacattttttttaaactttaactTTATAAGCTGTCTTTTATTAGAAATTAAATGTATTGTATTCTTTCATCAATTAAGAATATATTGGAGATGCCTTTTTTTACACAGGGGATTATTAGTTCAACTATTGCAGGGATCCACCCTCGCAGTCGTCCGGTAGTCCGTTGGACGAGTGATGCTTTAATAAATGTCTTTTTATGAGTGTTATCAAATGTTATAATATAGAATGAACTTCCGATCTGATCGCTTTTCGTTCAATGGAAACTTTcagaaaataaggaataaacatACAGCTTTCCTCAGCAATGAAATTTCAAGTTTGGGCCCATTTTTGACCACGCTGTATTTTCCATGAAACGATTGCAGGCTCACTTTTCATGTATCTCACCGTCTCTCACCGCATGATTGTTAGCAAGTCATTTGGCAAAGGGCAAAGAGTGACTCGTGGTCTCCGCTGATAATGTGGCGTTTTCATAATAGTTACAAGGTGTTCCGTCACCTCCAGCAAAAAGGAAAGTAAGCGGAGCAGAACCTGCTGCTTACGAACAGGAAAAACAAAGTCTTGGAAGCATACAAAAGAAAGACACTGGACAGGAGAGTCGAAACTTTGGGTAtttgaatcgtaactttgtaAGCTACATTCAAGTACGTTTTGCCGTGGCAGATATGGACCACTGTAAATCGGGTTTCTGCGGTGCAAATAACATAATAATCCAGAGTTAAAATTCGTAATTTCTGAGGAGAGTGTAAAATAAGACACAAATGCATGTTCAAGTTACAAGTAATTTTATCGACCATTTTCTATACTTCCGCATTTTTACCCGGGCAACCCAAAATTTGTCCGGGGCATATTATGCCAGGACAAATTTTGGGTTGCCCGGCTGACGACTTagataaaaaatgaatgtgGATCCCTGTATTGTGATACATTTCTTAGGTTTAAAAAGCGATTTTCATTATTAAATACCTAGTTAACATAAATATTCAAAAATACACTTAAAAATGCACTTAAAATACGAGTCTGTTTGAAGGAGGAAAAATGATACTGTACAATTGTATGTACCTCCATTTCAACTAACTCAGAACAATCATTCCCTCAACTGAAGGAACTCTTTTGcttttatattaaaattaatttttgttctaACTGGCACATAGTAAAATACACTTGGACATagcaaatattattttaaacaaaatgCAATTTCCCTTTTGCATCATCTTTGAGTACTTCCGGTAATGGTGCCCAAGTGATGCCATCACCAAATGGAGGATGAGATGAAGGCAGAAGAAGGTGCAGCCACGACCTGTAGAGAATACCAAAGCAATATTAGTTCATTCTAGAATGTTCATGGGCCGATGTTGCAAAAACGAGGGTGAGGTCAAGGgcaagggttagggttagggttagcgtaATCTACATTTAGGTCAGCTAACCTATGTAGGTCTAGGTTAGGCTAACCCTAACCTCAGTCGCATCTTCGTTTTAGCAAAGCCAGTTCATAGGTTGTGGTTCACATTTTAGGAAGCAGGGTAAATTATATGGACATTGCACATGTAAGTTGATTCCTGTACTACATTAAAGTTATTTTCAGATGGCACTAACATAAAATAGTTGACTAACCTTCCATCCACCAGCCCCAGAAGCATTCTCCAGTTACTCAAAATGCCATAATCATAAGGGTTCCTAAAAAcctgaaattaaagaaaaatattaatagAATCACTCCTATTGATGAGTGTTAATTTTTTGCCCAGATTTTCCTTCATCCTGCTTCAATGTCAGATGTGTTTAATAAGTGGGGAGGGGCGAAATAATTAACAACATCTGCTTCTACTTCAAAAACTATTTTCCTTTCAAGCACCCCttaaaagatttttttatttaattaccGTTATCATTAtccaaaaggtctagatagcagcaacaatatagatagtagtataaacataacaacattctttaattttccagacatgttttgGCGGTACATCcatcatcttcagtgttacatattttgacaTATTCAACgacgatttcaaaatatgtaacactgaagatgacagatGTACCGTcaaaacatgtctggaaaattaaagaaatttgttatgtttatacgactagttatcattatattattattattattattatgtgtcCCAAATCACAGCAATATCATGCTGGAAGTTCTGGCGCAAGGTGCAACAAGCAGCCTCAGCAATCCAAAACTTGTCTCAGGATCCGGGCTGAGCCCAACAGCACGGTCTTCTGCATTGTGTGGGTCTGAAGCCCAACATGGATATCCTCTAGGTATAAATTTCCAGTCTGTCTGTATAGGTCCCCAATGCTCctataacaattattattattattattattattattattattattattattattattattattattattattattattattattattattattattattattattattattccatttaacataatgttattattgttaagCACGGTAAGTAAAAACTCATTCCTTGGTTAACACAAGCAGTTCATgatcaataaaagaaaaactatcaacaggaattaaaaaaaaaaaaaatttgcaccCACCAAGCCTTGTTTCCTTAACTTTTTGGCATCTTCCTTATTGATGTGCCATTCGATTGATGTCTCACCAGAGCTGATCAGTCTAAAGTGCCATGCAGTTAAAATTCCAAGAGATATGGTGACAGCAGAGCAAAGCATGAAAACAAATAGAATACAGCGACGCTCAGACTGTGACCCACTGTCTTCTTTTGAGGGAAGGTAAATGTCTAGCTGAAGCAattaaagaacaagaaaataataatCAAATAGGAACATACTGTAAAAGTGTTGTGTCTTGTTTTATGAAGTTTTAGTCTACAgtaaattttattgtttacaGTAATGTGTCACTTAAGTTGgttggtacatgtacataattttaTACTGAAATTTATCAGGAGCAGGCCCCGGATTTTTCTTTTGAGGGAGAGCTGTCTGCTGACGTTTTTTTTCCCTTGCAGACCACCAGTTGTATGAGAAAGCCACAGGTCATCTCAGGGGGGAGGTGGCACACCCCccgcaccctccccctagatcctcCCCTGATTAATTTTATTACTGGTAGTGCTTTGATATTTGTATATTAgctaatcacatgatttcgaggccaatttggaataaaagacgaacaaaattgcacaagtttgtagggcgagtgcaatttgcagTCTTTTAAAACATTAACACAAGTACTTAATATTTATTCTAAATTATGGGACCTTTGCAGCtgacgatcacatggtacaaaaactgtcattaaGCTAGAGAGCAAATTGCTCACTGGGACacctaaaacaaagcaacttaatttaaattttctttgtcttaGATTTGCTCTCCAGTGTGGCAGGTTTTGTACCTTGTCATCGacagctgcaaagggcccattgcaTGAGAAAAATCGTGCAagttttattaataataaattatgtcATGTGCAAAAATCTTACCCAAAATTTCAACTATCTgcactaatttcacttttctgcacaCTGTTTGGGATTTATTGACGTGCTCTCAGCCAAACAACATCCTGGAATTTTTGCCTGTACATGTACAGCAGTTATACATGTAATATACTACATTGTACTAACTTAAAGACAAAATCATTGATACATTTTGATAtttcaattgtttattttgttttctcaatGCTCAACGAACTACCGGTAGTGTAGGTGTTAGTCTATTAATTTTATAAACTCACCTTGAGTTTGTTAGCTAATGCTGATGAATTCTGCATTTTTACTATATCTGAGCTTCTGTTGAATGTGTCATTCTGTTGATAAATAAAAGCAACAGTAATATGACATATATAGTTGGATGTGAGCCTCAAAGTACTTCAACATTACGatgtattattgttattatggaGAATTCTCCTGTTGAGGAGGATGTTACTGTTATCCTAAAGTATAGCCTACACAGTGATTAAACACCCTCTATAAAGAAAGCTGAAGGCAGTGAATGCACCAGGAATTGTCACCACTCAAGATGTGTAAGCAAATTGTGCATTCATAATCATAAGACAGTCTCAAAGGAAATGGTTGTTTGCGTTTTCTTTTCAGTCACAAGTGTACAAATGGTAACTTTTAAATGGAATAATTCCCCCAAAGGATCATCCTTGGGTTAACTGTATTGAGAAAACAACCAGCCGAAGAATGTGGGTGGTTTTGAAAGATGACCAATGAAAAAGTCACTAATTTTGATAATGATATTTTTCATTTTGGCTCTTTGGTCGCATTAATGCAACAGTGTAACAATCAATAAATTAACACTTACCCAGTCATATGTGAAATGTCTGATAAAGAGATTTCTGGAAGATATGGTGACATAAAGAGTTCCCAAACACATAAATGTGCAAAATGATATAAAATACTTGTGGTTAAAATGACCAACGCAGTTATTAATCCATGCTATCAGCAATTTAGGGTTAAGgaaactaaaattaaaattaacattgTCAGCAAtatacaattataataataactgcTTCTGAACACATATACAGGCTTCTTACCACAGTCAAGGTAAAATATCCAGCAATACAGTAATAATAAATGAACTTATTGCTTGCGCCTGCTTCTCAACAAATGAGAGGCTCTTCATTAAAGTGTTGCATTTAGAAACCTGTCTCCAAACTAAAGTTCTCCAATTATATGTACAACATCAAAAGTAagtagcccgagtcattttttAAAGAGCCCAGAAAAAAAACATATGGACATAGCATTTCCATATTGGGAATCACCTTGCGACCCAGGCTCCGTGCGCTACCAGGAAGTAACGCAATGAAAGCCTTTAGCAGTATGACCATGTTGACAAGTTAAAGAGTCGTTTTTTTGTGGAATTTGCTTACTAGATGCCGTTCTCTCCAAccatacatgtagcttttttcATCGTATAATCtccagctgggatcaaatttacaagaaagtgaagaTGAATAACCTTCAGTTGTGATACAAAAGTTAGGCGCCTGTTCCggctactcgttcagaaatttggtcaccTGCACTCGCAAATAAGGCGTGACTGGGCAACTGTTCGACAGCAACCTTGTCAAAATTTTAATGCATCCCAGGATGCAAAGCACTTCTTAAATTGCTCACTccacttgctttgatttgtaaGTATATTCTGTTCTTTGGGCAAGTCACATCCAAAAAGATAAATTAATCATAAATAATGAAGTCAAGTATTAATGTAGTGGTCGCCATATTTCGATTTAGCCATGCAAAGGAGACTGGTGAAAATGACTAAACATCCGGGAAACTTAATTGAGATcctgccattttgtttgcttccTGAAAAGGAACTGAGAAATGTTGAAGACATGGTAATTTTTTACTAGATATAATTTGGCTAAAATTGGCTGAAAGAGTTTGGATGGTTGCAAACAAGGAATTTAGGTGATAAGTATGATTTGTAAGGACCAGGTAAAAGCTGGAAAGAAAAACTCACCTACGACTGGATGCAAAAATTTCCAGCAATCAGCACTTGTATGGTACATGAATCAGGTGGTTCACAAAAGTACAGCAGCAGTATTGCTCAGTCTCAAGAAGAGCTCAAAGCTGCCCGTGACAATGCTGGATAGGAATGCCTCAGTGATACAGAACTTGAGAAAAAGATCAGAAAGTTGGTTACTCTAGCTGAAACTCTTTCTCATAActtaaacaaaaatttcttcctcacagagggtcaccaagatttcaggacccccaaaaaatgcttgagaccccaatttggccagacatgcgggtcccaggacccagaatgaaaaaaaatactaGTGCCAGAATAGAGATGTTGATTTACTAAAAGTAAACCTTTGAAAGTTACAGTTACAATTTCAAGGATACGGCAGTGGTGGTCCATCTTTAAAATACACCtttaaatgaacaaaattaatgaacaaaTTGTTACGTTtacttaataatattaataaattattatcatcTTTAGAATTGACGGTATTTGCCCAGTACAAAATGTTAACATTTAAATGAATAGAGTTTCAACAAACTGGAAGAAGCACCTTTTTTATGTGTCAGCACAATGGTATTTTCAGCTAGCTGACTAACTGAATTTAACCCTCCAGTTTAGATCACTTTCGCTCAACAAACTCAGCTATGAAACCAGGTGAGAACTAGTCCTGGGTACACCACAGATTGTTATTTTTCAACACATTAACACGTGCAAGTACCAGTAGGTAGTTCCATTTTCAAACTCAATATAAAACATTTAGCTTGTTTATTGTAAGACACTGATTAATGTTTCAGCTataaagaacaatttaatttaaaaaaaattattgatctCACCTCTTGCACACAGAACAGTGGTGGCTCCTAGGTGGTTTAACTTTAATACCTAGAAGAAATCACTTTTTCAATTATGTCAGATCTCCAAAAGATAATTATATGCACAATGGTTGAATCCAGTGGATAATGAttgttatatttttaaatgacaaaaataTGAATCAAATTTCCTTGATAATAACTATAATTATATTAATATAGCATAAAATCATATTGTATGAATGTTTCCAAGTTTTAGAAATGGCATCCCAGTTCCATACATTAAGAATTGCGCTGAAGAGTACAACTGTAACCATAACAGTACACATTATTATTgtaagtaattattattgtaagtaATTATTTCTGCTGACAACATACAAGTCTTGACTTGTGAGCAGATGTTAAACATAGCTTTGAGATTTTTTCCTCAGACAGTGGGCCTAAAGTTGACTGCCTGTTTTACATGACtgtataatattataataatattatgccTAATTTAAATACATTTAAAATTAAGACATGATATTTCTGTCAGAAGTCTTTTGTGTAGAATGTTGTATACCCTCGCATCATTTTTAAAGTCACCTACTACAGTTGAAATGTTGGATATTACATTGGAAACTAATAAATTCTGTCATTCATCAAAGCATCAGTTTTTCAAATGCATCCCTACTGTACTTGCttccagtattttttttttcaaaacttacATTTTCTACAAATCTGAAATTTCCCATTTTGAACATCCTCAGAGTTTGAATCCTAAAATAAGTTCAAAATAATGTTTCACAGATAAACCTTACAAGGGTTGGATGAAATACCAATGTCTTACTGTCAGTAATAGTTCAATTATAGCTTCAGACACATGAAGTCTGaatgtacattaattttgttaagcCAGGGTCATATTGTAGGCATCTGCTTTGTCATGCAGCTTGCCTGCATTTTGCTAGCAACACCTCTGTCTCCTCTAGCATCTTCACCCATCTGTCTCCCAAGATTTCTTCTACCCATTGTATATTGAAGACCACTGTTACAGTAGGTACCTGTTAACTGTGGCTTGAATGCAAAGATAactggtttttgaaaaaaaaaaagttctaagTATGAGGTCATCACAGATTAGGGGTGAGTATTTCATCCTAACTTTCAAGGAAGCATGTAAGCACTAGGCCAGATGTATCATGCTGCACCAGTCCTCTTCTTCCCAATGGTGTGGTGAGCAGCTGCGTGTAATTCAAGGTTCTAAATCCCAAGTAAAGAGTAAATGTAGATAAAAGAGTAAAATGTAGACACTATAATaaaggggagtcagggtggtttagcaGTATTATATCAACCACAAcccccacctctgtgacccaggttcaaccctggcctctggtcgtatgtgggctgaatTTTTGTCGATTTCAATCTGATTCCAAGGGGTTTTCTGCGgttactctggttttcctccctcatcagaatcgactctcagtcaattacatccggtTGTTGGCAGATACCCTCGAGAGGGATAACCTGACTGCAGGTAcagtatccttccctttcattgaattaaatgaataaagttgctatATATTATATAGTATTGTAATAATAGATTTGAATTTTGTTGATAACTACTGATAACTAATTTTACAAAAGAGTaattttaatattaataatcTACAAACTACTATTAGTTCACTAGGATTTACATTGAAATCGAAGTTGAAAGATTCTGTAAAACAAATCAAACATTACTGTTTATTCcgttttgaacaaaaaaataattaaattaccTTTGGAACATCACCAGGTGATGTAAAGACAGctttaaaataatgaaaaacaaTGTTCATGAGCAGCCAATGTGCTGTCACCAGATGAAAGATGACCCACGGAATGCTGTATTCCAAGATAACTGGCAATAAAAATGCATAATAAATCACAACTACTGATGTCGTCAGGCTTATCACCAACAGAACAAAGGCC containing:
- the LOC138044139 gene encoding palmitoyltransferase ZDHHC16-like is translated as MKSCVERLKVVLFALRSLTFNSGTSQAVVLDTIFEPVFSVVDHLARIIGPAFVLLVISLTTSVVVIYYAFLLPVILEYSIPWVIFHLVTAHWLLMNIVFHYFKAVFTSPGDVPKDSNSEDVQNGKFQICRKCIKVKPPRSHHCSVCKRCILKMDHHCPWINNCVGHFNHKYFISFCTFMCLGTLYVTISSRNLFIRHFTYDWNDTFNRSSDIVKMQNSSALANKLKLDIYLPSKEDSGSQSERRCILFVFMLCSAVTISLGILTAWHFRLISSGETSIEWHINKEDAKKLRKQGLVFRNPYDYGILSNWRMLLGLVDGRSWLHLLLPSSHPPFGDGITWAPLPEVLKDDAKGKLHFV